Proteins encoded within one genomic window of Streptomyces sp. NBC_00523:
- the thiC gene encoding phosphomethylpyrimidine synthase ThiC codes for MTTSDTRTPASNQSDEAGKSIGWHKGYVQGPRPDIRVPVRQVHLTNGKDVTLYDTSGPYTDPAAETDVRRGLAPLRENWIIARSDTEEYAGRPARPEDDGLKHTSPRGGLRNLDAVFPGRPRRPRRSRDGRPVTQLAYARRGEITPEMEYVAVRENVAAEVVREEIAAGRAVLPANVNHPETEPMIIGKRFLVKVNANIGNSAVTSSIEEEVDKMTWATRWGADTVMDLSTGRNIHTTREWVLRNSPVPIGTVPLYQALEKVDGRAEELTWEIYKDTVVEQAEQGVDYMTVHAGVRLPYVPLTARRKTGIVSRGGSIMAAWCLAHHKESFLYEHFEELCEILAAYDVTYSLGDGLRPGSIADANDEAQFAELRTLGELNTVAKRFGVQTMIEGPGHVPMHKIKENIDLQQEICEEAPFYTLGPLTTDIAPAYDHITSGIGAAMIAWWGTAMLCYVTPKEHLGLPNRDDVKTGVITYKIAAHAADLAKGHPGAQEWDDALSDARFEFRWEDQFNLALDPDTAREFHDETLPAEPAKTAHFCSMCGPKFCSMKISHSINEQFGGGEGAEATAEEIAEGMLGKSREFAAGGNRVYLPLAD; via the coding sequence ATGACCACATCGGACACACGCACGCCTGCCTCCAATCAGAGCGACGAGGCCGGGAAGTCCATCGGCTGGCACAAGGGATACGTCCAGGGGCCGCGCCCCGACATCCGGGTGCCGGTCCGCCAGGTGCACCTGACCAACGGCAAGGACGTGACGCTGTACGACACGTCCGGGCCGTACACCGACCCCGCGGCCGAGACCGACGTCCGGCGCGGCCTCGCACCGCTCCGGGAGAACTGGATCATCGCCCGCAGCGACACCGAGGAGTACGCGGGCCGCCCCGCCCGCCCCGAGGACGACGGGCTCAAGCACACCTCGCCGCGGGGTGGGCTCCGCAATCTGGACGCGGTGTTCCCCGGTCGGCCGCGCCGCCCGCGGCGGAGCAGGGACGGGCGTCCCGTCACCCAGCTCGCGTACGCCCGCAGGGGGGAGATCACCCCGGAGATGGAGTACGTCGCGGTCCGCGAGAACGTGGCGGCGGAGGTGGTGCGCGAGGAGATCGCGGCCGGCCGCGCGGTGCTGCCCGCCAACGTCAACCACCCGGAGACCGAGCCGATGATCATCGGAAAGCGGTTCCTGGTGAAGGTCAATGCCAACATCGGCAACTCCGCGGTGACGTCCTCCATCGAGGAGGAGGTGGACAAGATGACGTGGGCGACCCGGTGGGGCGCGGACACGGTCATGGACCTTTCCACCGGCCGCAACATCCACACCACCCGTGAGTGGGTTCTTCGCAATTCACCCGTACCGATCGGAACCGTCCCTCTCTACCAGGCCCTTGAGAAGGTCGACGGTCGGGCCGAGGAACTGACCTGGGAGATCTACAAGGACACCGTCGTCGAGCAGGCCGAGCAGGGCGTGGACTACATGACGGTGCACGCCGGCGTACGCCTGCCGTACGTGCCGCTGACCGCCCGGCGCAAGACCGGCATCGTCTCCCGGGGCGGCTCGATCATGGCGGCGTGGTGCCTGGCGCACCACAAGGAGTCGTTCCTGTACGAGCACTTCGAGGAGCTCTGCGAGATCCTCGCCGCGTACGACGTGACGTACTCGCTGGGCGACGGGCTGCGTCCCGGGTCGATCGCGGATGCCAACGACGAGGCCCAGTTCGCCGAACTGCGCACGCTCGGCGAACTGAACACGGTCGCCAAGCGGTTCGGCGTGCAGACCATGATCGAGGGTCCGGGGCACGTCCCGATGCACAAGATCAAGGAGAACATCGACCTTCAGCAGGAGATCTGCGAGGAGGCGCCGTTCTACACGCTCGGCCCGCTGACCACCGACATCGCGCCGGCGTACGACCACATCACCTCGGGCATCGGCGCCGCGATGATCGCCTGGTGGGGGACGGCGATGCTCTGTTACGTGACGCCCAAGGAGCACCTGGGGCTGCCGAACCGGGACGATGTGAAGACCGGGGTCATCACGTACAAGATCGCGGCCCATGCCGCCGACCTGGCCAAGGGGCATCCGGGGGCGCAGGAGTGGGACGACGCGCTGTCGGACGCCCGGTTCGAATTCCGCTGGGAGGATCAGTTCAACCTGGCGCTCGACCCGGACACGGCGCGGGAGTTCCATGACGAGACGCTGCCGGCCGAGCCCGCGAAGACGGCGCACTTCTGCTCGATGTGCGGCCCGAAGTTCTGCTCGATGAAGATCAGCCACAGCATCAACGAGCAGTTCGGCGGCGGGGAGGGCGCGGAGGCGACGGCCGAGGAGATCGCCGAGGGGATGCTCGGCAAGTCGCGTGAATTCGCTGCGGGCGGGAACCGGGTCTATCTGCCGCTGGCCGACTGA
- a CDS encoding metallophosphoesterase, whose amino-acid sequence MTQGAGQEPVVRTATLRDFRVPPYAQSPAPPASPHPGNAFPEGEPPEGYTPTARDLPVISVDEPAQVQPVPEPRPSAEPGLGPLFVVGDVHGYLDELLAALAEQGLIDSEGRWAAGNARLWFLGDFTDRGPDGIGVIDLVMRLSAEAAAAGGYCKALMGNHELLLIGAKRFGDTPVNSGAGTATFQAAWLLNGGQKTDMERLQDVHLQWMSRLDAVVEEDGHLLMHSDTTAYLDYGSTIEDVNDTVHAILTRNDADECWDLFRKLTKRFAFRDDSGAQAVQELMAAYGGRRVVHGHSPIPYLTGEVGSEDGEDGAGPQVDGPHVYADGLAIAMDGGVTMAGKLLVVQLPLHG is encoded by the coding sequence ATGACACAGGGGGCCGGTCAGGAACCCGTGGTGCGGACGGCGACGTTGCGCGACTTCCGCGTACCGCCCTATGCGCAGTCCCCCGCGCCGCCCGCGTCGCCGCACCCGGGGAACGCCTTCCCCGAGGGCGAGCCGCCCGAGGGGTACACCCCGACGGCGCGCGACCTTCCCGTCATCAGCGTCGACGAACCCGCCCAGGTGCAGCCCGTGCCCGAACCGCGTCCCTCCGCCGAACCGGGCCTCGGCCCTCTCTTCGTGGTCGGTGACGTCCACGGCTACCTGGACGAGCTGCTCGCCGCCCTCGCGGAACAGGGCCTGATCGACTCCGAAGGCCGCTGGGCGGCGGGCAACGCGCGCCTCTGGTTCCTCGGCGACTTCACGGACCGGGGCCCCGACGGCATCGGCGTCATCGACCTCGTCATGCGGCTCTCCGCCGAGGCGGCGGCCGCCGGCGGCTACTGCAAGGCCCTCATGGGCAACCACGAGCTGCTGCTCATCGGCGCCAAGCGGTTCGGCGACACCCCGGTGAACTCCGGCGCGGGCACGGCCACCTTCCAGGCGGCCTGGCTGCTCAACGGCGGGCAGAAGACGGACATGGAGCGCCTTCAGGACGTCCACCTCCAGTGGATGTCCCGGCTCGACGCCGTCGTCGAGGAGGACGGGCACCTCCTGATGCACTCGGACACGACGGCGTACCTCGACTACGGCTCCACCATCGAGGACGTCAACGACACGGTCCACGCCATCCTCACGCGCAACGACGCCGACGAGTGCTGGGACCTCTTCCGCAAGCTCACCAAGCGGTTCGCCTTCCGCGACGACTCGGGCGCCCAGGCCGTCCAGGAGCTGATGGCGGCGTACGGCGGCCGACGCGTCGTCCATGGTCACAGCCCCATCCCGTACCTGACCGGCGAGGTCGGCTCCGAGGACGGGGAGGACGGCGCCGGGCCGCAGGTCGACGGGCCGCATGTGTACGCGGACGGGCTCGCCATCGCCATGGACGGCGGGGTGACCATGGCCGGAAAGCTACTGGTCGTCCAACTCCCCCTGCATGGCTGA
- a CDS encoding LacI family DNA-binding transcriptional regulator — MTAAGKHQVSRTETPRRGGRQGRAGIRDVAAAAGVSITTVSDALNGKGRLPDATRRHVREVAERLGYRPSAAARTLRTGKSGLIGLTVTTYGDEPFTFTEFAYFAEMARAATSAALARGYALVILPATSRHDVWSNVALDGTVVIDPSDQDPVVSELVRQGLPVVSDGRPAGSLPVTAWVDNDHRAAVLDLLDHLAAAGARRIGLLTGTTTDTYTRLSTTAYLHWCERVGQDPVYESYPAHDPCAGAVAADRLLARPDRPDAVYGLFDPNGTDLLAAARRYGLRVPEDLLLVCCSESTVYATTEPPITTLSLKPRRIGTAVVQLLIDAIEGVDQDGPVERVVPTELIVRTSSQRRPPRTTVSAPRSPAGD; from the coding sequence ATGACAGCAGCAGGGAAGCACCAGGTGAGCCGTACGGAGACCCCCCGGCGCGGCGGCAGGCAGGGACGTGCCGGAATCCGGGATGTGGCCGCCGCGGCCGGCGTCTCCATCACGACCGTCTCCGACGCGCTCAACGGCAAGGGCAGGCTCCCGGACGCCACCCGCCGCCATGTCCGCGAGGTCGCAGAGCGCCTGGGCTATCGCCCTTCCGCAGCGGCCCGCACGCTCCGTACCGGCAAGTCCGGCCTCATCGGCCTGACCGTGACGACGTACGGGGATGAACCTTTCACCTTCACCGAGTTCGCGTACTTCGCGGAAATGGCGAGAGCGGCCACCTCGGCGGCCCTCGCCCGCGGCTACGCCCTGGTCATCCTCCCGGCGACCTCGCGCCACGACGTCTGGTCCAACGTGGCGCTCGACGGCACCGTCGTCATCGATCCGTCCGACCAGGACCCGGTCGTCTCCGAGCTGGTCCGCCAGGGGCTGCCCGTCGTCTCCGACGGCCGTCCCGCCGGGTCGCTGCCCGTGACCGCCTGGGTGGACAACGACCACCGGGCCGCCGTGCTCGACCTCCTCGACCATCTCGCCGCCGCCGGAGCCCGCCGTATCGGACTGCTCACCGGCACCACCACCGACACGTACACCCGGCTCTCCACCACCGCCTACCTGCACTGGTGCGAGCGCGTGGGACAGGATCCGGTCTACGAGTCCTATCCCGCCCACGACCCGTGCGCGGGAGCGGTGGCCGCCGACCGGCTGCTTGCCCGTCCGGACCGCCCCGACGCCGTCTACGGGCTCTTCGACCCCAACGGCACGGACCTGCTGGCGGCCGCGCGCCGCTACGGTCTGCGCGTCCCCGAGGACCTGCTCCTCGTCTGCTGCAGCGAATCCACGGTGTACGCGACGACCGAGCCGCCCATCACGACGCTCTCGCTGAAGCCGCGGAGGATCGGCACGGCAGTCGTCCAGCTGCTCATCGACGCGATCGAGGGAGTCGACCAGGACGGCCCGGTGGAACGCGTGGTGCCGACCGAACTCATCGTCCGGACGTCCTCGCAACGCCGTCCGCCCCGCACCACGGTCAGTGCGCCGCGCTCCCCGGCAGGGGACTAA
- the hisC gene encoding histidinol-phosphate transaminase, whose amino-acid sequence MSETSPKLRAELDGVPAYVPGKPASADGPAAFKLSSNENPYPPLPGVMESALAAAQHFNRYPDMACTGLMNELADRFGVPVSHLATGTGSVGVAQQLLQATSGPGDEVIYAWRSFEAYPIITQVSGATSVKVPLTDADVHDLDAMADAITDRTRLIFVCNPNNPTGTVVRRAELERFLDRVPSDVLVVLDEAYKEFIRDIEVPDGLEIYRDRPNVAVLRTFSKAYGLAGLRVGFAVAHEPVAAALRKTAVPFGVSQLAQDAAVASLRAEDELLGRVGSLVCERDRVSEALVRQGWTVPESQANFVWLRLGDRTLDFAAACEKAGVVVRPFAGEGVRVTIGEGEANDLFLKVTEAFRQEL is encoded by the coding sequence GTGAGCGAGACGAGCCCCAAGCTGCGTGCCGAACTGGACGGCGTTCCCGCCTACGTTCCGGGCAAACCGGCATCGGCGGACGGACCCGCCGCCTTCAAGCTGTCCTCCAACGAGAACCCGTATCCGCCGCTGCCGGGCGTGATGGAGAGCGCGCTCGCGGCCGCCCAGCACTTCAACCGCTACCCGGACATGGCCTGCACCGGTCTGATGAACGAGCTGGCCGACCGTTTCGGTGTTCCCGTGTCGCACCTGGCCACCGGCACCGGTTCGGTCGGCGTGGCCCAGCAGCTGCTCCAGGCCACCTCGGGCCCGGGCGACGAGGTGATCTACGCCTGGCGCTCCTTCGAGGCGTACCCGATCATCACGCAGGTCAGCGGCGCGACCTCGGTCAAGGTGCCGCTGACCGACGCTGATGTGCACGACCTGGACGCGATGGCGGACGCGATCACCGACCGGACGCGGCTGATCTTCGTCTGCAACCCGAACAACCCGACCGGCACCGTCGTGCGCCGCGCCGAGCTGGAACGATTCCTCGACCGGGTGCCGAGCGATGTGCTCGTGGTGCTGGACGAGGCGTACAAGGAGTTCATCCGCGACATCGAGGTCCCCGACGGCCTCGAGATCTACCGGGACCGCCCCAACGTGGCGGTGCTGCGGACGTTCTCCAAGGCGTACGGGCTCGCGGGGCTACGGGTCGGCTTCGCGGTGGCCCATGAGCCGGTGGCGGCCGCGCTGCGCAAGACGGCGGTGCCGTTCGGCGTGAGCCAGCTCGCCCAGGACGCGGCGGTGGCCTCGCTGCGCGCCGAGGACGAGCTGCTCGGCCGGGTCGGCTCGCTGGTGTGCGAGCGGGACCGGGTCTCCGAGGCCCTGGTGCGGCAGGGCTGGACGGTGCCCGAGTCCCAGGCGAACTTCGTCTGGCTGCGGCTGGGCGACCGCACCCTGGACTTCGCGGCGGCCTGCGAGAAGGCCGGGGTGGTGGTCCGGCCGTTCGCGGGTGAGGGCGTGCGTGTGACGATCGGCGAGGGCGAGGCGAACGACCTGTTCCTGAAGGTGACGGAGGCGTTCCGCCAGGAGCTGTAG